A stretch of Malus sylvestris chromosome 11, drMalSylv7.2, whole genome shotgun sequence DNA encodes these proteins:
- the LOC126589084 gene encoding uncharacterized protein LOC126589084 encodes MVLKRYQDAKAGYQLAKSFNAEKYLRKVGLGKEDYYFWKQIGKALVCTYTLFGVAWLYNEKSPLGWWTLKPRPKEERELAHLYERREFPYPGDEEAMEEFVAKGGMIGTTIGPKGFVETDKDAFNYQKELEKKKLEQEAQKLWVRMKNEVISELQEKGYVVEAE; translated from the exons ATGGTTCTCAAACGCTATCAGGATGCTAAAGCAG GATACCAATTGGCCAAATCGTTCAATGCCGAGAAGTACTTGAGAAAAGTGGGATTGGGCAAAGAAGACTACTACTTCTGGAAACAAATAGGCAAGGCATTGGTATGCACATACACGCTCTTCGGCGTGGCCTGGCTCTACAACGAGAAATCGCCACTTGGGTGGTGGACGCTGAAGCCTAGGCccaaggaagagagagagctaGCGCACCTGTACGAGCGTCGCGAGTTCCCATACCCTGGGGATGAGGAAGCCATGGAAGAGTTTGTTGCCAAGGGGGGAATGATCGGCACGACAATTGGCCCGAAAGGGTTTGTCGAGACAGACAAAGATGCGTTTAACTATCAGAAGGagctggagaagaagaagctggAGCAGGAAGCTCAGAAGCTGTGGGTGAggatgaagaatgaggtcattTCGGAGCTTCAAGAGAAGGGCTACGTCGTTGAAGCTGAGTGA
- the LOC126589071 gene encoding protein NRT1/ PTR FAMILY 8.2-like has product MAEDDLATKAAVAEENEVYTKDGTVDFRGNPAKRNVTGTWKACPFILGNECCERLAYYGMSSNLVIYFKTQLNQTSAAAAKNNSNWGGTCYLTPLLGAFLADAYLGRYKTIASFSIIYVIGMTLLTMSAAVPGMKPTCVSKDVCHANGGQTAATFIALYLIALGTGGIKPCVSSYGADQFDDDDEVEKKHKGSFFNWFYFSINVGAMIASSVLVWIQDNVGWEWGFGVPAVAMAIAVLSFFSGTRLYRNQKPGGSPLTRIIQVIVASIRNYKVKVPEDKSLLYETADAESSIQGSRKLDHTNEFRFFDKAAVEVQGDHIKDSKSPWRLSTVTQVEELKSIIRLLPIWATGIIFAAVYSQMSNFFVLQGTLMDIRVGRSNFEIPAASLSIFDTLSVIFWVPIYDRIIVPAARKYTGHKNGLTTLQRMGIGLFISIFSMVCAAVLELIRLRSVRQNNYYTREHMPMSVFWQVPQYFLIGAAEVFTFIGQLEFFYDQAPDAMRSLCSALSLSTIALGNYFNSILVTIVTKRTTKNGNPGWIPNNLNYGHLDYFFWLLAVLSVLNLGVYLFIAKWYTYKKTVGSLR; this is encoded by the exons ATGGCAGAAGATGATTTGGCCACCAAGGCAGCAGTAGCAGAAGAAAATGAAGTGTATACCAAAGATGGGACTGTGGATTTTCGTGGAAACCCAGCAAAGAGAAATGTAACAGGAACCTGGAAAGCCTGCCCGTTTATCCTGG GGAATGAATGCTGTGAGAGGTTGGCATATTATGGGATGAGCTCAAATCTGGTGATTTATTTCAAGACTCAATTGAACCAGACGAGTGCTGCTGCTGCGAAAAATAACTCGAATTGGGGTGGAACTTGCTACCTTACTCCATTGCTTGGAGCTTTTCTGGCTGATGCCTATTTGGGAAGATACAAGACTATTGCCTCTTTCTCAATCATTTATGTCATT GGGATGACACTTTTGACAATGTCAGCAGCGGTCCCGGGCATGAAACCAACCTGTGTTAGCAAAGATGTTTGCCATGCAAATGGTGGACAAACTGCAGCAACTTTCATAGCGCTTTACCTAATAGCGCTGGGCACGGGTGGGATTAAGCCGTGTGTCTCGTCCTATGGAGCAGACCAGtttgatgatgacgatgaggttGAAAAGAAGCACAAGGGTTCCTTCTTCAACTGGTTCTATTTTTCCATCAATGTTGGTGCTATGATTGCTAGTTCTGTGTTGGTGTGGATACAAGACAACGTGGGTTGGGAATGGGGTTTTGGCGTTCCAGCAGTGGCAATGGCTATTGCTGTGCTGAGTTTCTTTTCGGGGACTCGGTTGTATAGGAATCAGAAGCCTGGAGGTAGTCCTTTGACACGCATAATTCAGGTGATTGTGGCATCTATTAGAAATTACAAGGTGAAAGTACCGGAAGACAAGTCCCTTCTGTATGAGACTGCAGATGCAGAATCTTCCATCCAAGGAAGCCGCAAGCTTGATCACACAAATGAATTCAG GTTCTTCGACAAAGCAGCAGTGGAGGTACAAGGTGATCATATAAAGGACTCGAAAAGCCCATGGAGACTCAGTACAGTTACCCAAGTGGAGGAGCTAAAATCAATCATAAGGCTGCTTCCCATATGGGCCACTGGTATCATCTTTGCTGCAGTCTACAGTCAGATGAGCAACTTCTTTGTGTTGCAAGGCACCCTCATGGATATTCGTGTTGGCCGCTCTAACTTTGAAATCCCAGCAGCATCTCTTTCCATCTTTGACACCCTAAGTGTCATTTTTTGGGTCCCAATATACGATCGAATCATTGTCCCCGCAGCTAGAAAATACACGGGTCACAAGAATGGCCTAACTACACTCCAAAGGATGGGCATTGGCCTCTTCATCTCCATATTCTCCATGGTCTGTGCTGCAGTTTTGGAACTCATCAGACTCCGAAGTGTTCGACAGAACAACTATTACACACGCGAGCACATGCCCATGTCAGTCTTTTGGCAAGTACCTCAGTATTTCCTCATAGGAGCTGCAGAAGTTTTCACATTCATAGGACAGCTGGAGTTTTTCTATGATCAAGCCCCAGACGCCATGAGGAGCCTGTGTTCTGCTCTCTCACTCTCCACCATTGCACTAGGAAACTACTTCAACTCTATTCTTGTCACCATCGTCACCAAAAGGACTACAAAGAACGGCAACCCTGGATGGATACCGAACAATTTGAACTACGGACACCTTGATTATTTCTTCTGGCTATTGGCAGTGCTGAGTGTTCTTAACCTTGGAGTATACCTCTTCATTGCCAAGTGGTACACGTATAAAAAGACCGTCGGGAGTCTGCGTTGA